One window from the genome of bacterium encodes:
- the pilO gene encoding type 4a pilus biogenesis protein PilO — MLKKLFIALLSLGTIAVVVWLVLPEYRGLGEAKVARTQAEEALQEKQLLVSKIKNLEAQYREVEDVASKVAQIFPPMPDIPNLLVEIPEIASQNGMTLDDISFNVSETALDATTRSKTQGSLPYQTMQASISVTGSYEALDGFLKALEKELRIIDVWALQFSVPSGEGSQLFTFNLSVRMYYGLQT, encoded by the coding sequence CCTGTCCCTCGGTACCATTGCAGTGGTAGTGTGGTTGGTATTGCCCGAATACCGAGGTCTCGGAGAAGCGAAGGTCGCGCGCACCCAGGCCGAAGAGGCGTTGCAGGAAAAACAGCTTCTCGTATCCAAGATTAAAAATCTTGAAGCCCAGTATCGCGAAGTGGAAGATGTTGCATCAAAAGTCGCGCAGATCTTCCCCCCAATGCCCGATATTCCGAATCTTCTTGTCGAAATTCCGGAAATAGCCTCGCAAAACGGCATGACGCTTGACGACATCTCTTTTAATGTCAGCGAGACCGCATTGGACGCAACAACGAGATCGAAGACCCAAGGATCCCTCCCGTATCAGACGATGCAAGCAAGCATCTCCGTGACGGGAAGTTATGAAGCGTTGGACGGGTTCCTGAAAGCTCTTGAAAAAGAACTTCGCATCATAGACGTGTGGGCGCTGCAATTCTCGGTTCCGTCAGGGGAAGGATCACAACTCTTCACTTTTAATCTAAGTGTGCGCAT